A portion of the Campylobacter showae CSUNSWCD genome contains these proteins:
- a CDS encoding glutamate-5-semialdehyde dehydrogenase — translation MNEILEICKRAKAACGELLRLDSKAKFEILNAVADELLAQKDAIKAANAKDLANGEKSGLSAALLDRLRLTDARIEAMAQGVREVAGFAEVVGENLGGWSHPNGMQISRVRVPLGVLGIIYESRPNVSIDAAALALKSSNAAILRGSASALNSNIFLLNLFNEAGAKFGLPKGAVQLVESAEREVVAQMAKMSEYIDVLIPRGGKSLKDFIAQNATVPIIMTGAGVCHIFVDESANLSEATKIIKNAKTQRPSVCNAVECVLLHERIAGEILPELVREMPEVEFRVSKQLLGECESELRGAKNVKLAGESDFGAEFLDLVLAVRAVRDTSEAISFINAHSSGHSDAILSADYANIERFLNEIGSAVVYANASTRFSDGSEFGFGGEIGISTQKLHARGPMGVRELTTYKYVVRGDYQTR, via the coding sequence ATGAATGAAATTTTAGAGATCTGTAAGCGTGCAAAAGCCGCTTGCGGCGAGCTTTTGAGGCTTGACAGCAAGGCTAAATTTGAAATTTTAAACGCCGTGGCGGACGAGCTGCTCGCGCAAAAGGACGCGATAAAAGCAGCAAACGCCAAAGACCTTGCAAACGGCGAGAAATCGGGCCTTAGCGCGGCATTACTCGATCGTCTGCGACTAACCGACGCCCGCATCGAGGCTATGGCGCAGGGCGTGCGCGAGGTGGCGGGCTTTGCCGAGGTCGTAGGCGAAAATTTAGGCGGCTGGAGCCATCCAAACGGCATGCAAATCAGCCGCGTCCGCGTGCCGCTGGGGGTGCTGGGTATCATCTACGAGAGCCGCCCAAACGTCAGCATCGACGCGGCAGCTCTGGCGCTAAAAAGCAGCAACGCAGCGATCCTGCGAGGCAGCGCCAGCGCGCTAAATTCAAACATTTTTTTGCTAAATTTATTTAACGAAGCGGGGGCAAAATTTGGCCTTCCAAAAGGCGCGGTGCAGCTCGTGGAGAGCGCCGAACGCGAAGTCGTGGCGCAAATGGCGAAAATGAGCGAGTATATCGACGTTTTGATACCGCGCGGCGGTAAGAGCTTAAAAGATTTTATCGCGCAAAACGCGACAGTGCCGATCATCATGACGGGCGCGGGGGTATGTCACATCTTCGTCGATGAGAGCGCAAATTTAAGCGAGGCGACAAAGATAATCAAAAACGCCAAAACCCAGCGTCCAAGCGTTTGCAACGCCGTAGAGTGCGTGCTTTTGCATGAGCGCATTGCGGGCGAAATTTTGCCTGAGCTTGTGCGCGAGATGCCGGAGGTCGAGTTTCGCGTGAGCAAGCAGTTGCTAGGCGAGTGCGAGTCGGAGCTGCGAGGCGCAAAAAACGTTAAACTTGCAGGCGAGAGCGACTTTGGCGCCGAGTTTTTGGATCTCGTGCTAGCCGTGCGCGCCGTACGAGATACGAGCGAGGCGATCAGCTTTATAAATGCGCATTCCAGCGGACATTCGGACGCGATTTTAAGCGCGGATTACGCAAACATCGAGCGGTTTTTAAACGAAATCGGCAGCGCAGTCGTCTACGCCAACGCTTCGACGCGCTTTAGCGACGGCAGCGAGTTTGGATTTGGCGGCGAGATCGGCATCAGCACGCAAAAGCTGCACGCCAGAGGACCGATGGGGGTGAGGGAGCTTACGACCTATAAATACGTCGTCCGCGGGGATTATCAAACGCGTTAG